The following coding sequences lie in one Metallumcola ferriviriculae genomic window:
- a CDS encoding cobalamin B12-binding domain-containing protein, whose amino-acid sequence MENRKVIRVLIAKPGLDGHDRGAKVVAKALRDAGMEVIYTGLRQSVDQIVGAAIQEDVQVIGLSILSGTHVSLVRKLMQRLETEGMKDEVQVLVGGNIPRRDFEELEKLGVDQVFTTGTKLKVISEYLQNTLVKVG is encoded by the coding sequence ATGGAAAATCGTAAAGTAATCAGAGTTTTAATAGCTAAGCCTGGATTGGACGGTCATGACCGGGGAGCAAAGGTTGTAGCCAAGGCTTTACGGGACGCAGGTATGGAAGTAATTTATACCGGCTTACGCCAATCAGTTGATCAAATTGTGGGCGCGGCCATCCAGGAAGATGTGCAGGTCATTGGGTTGAGCATCCTTTCAGGGACACACGTATCCTTAGTCAGGAAATTAATGCAGCGGCTGGAAACAGAAGGAATGAAAGATGAGGTACAAGTGTTAGTCGGGGGAAATATCCCTCGCAGGGATTTTGAGGAATTGGAAAAACTCGGTGTTGATCAGGTGTTCACAACCGGTACCAAATTAAAAGTAATTAGCGAATACTTACAAAATACCTTGGTAAAGGTGGGGTAA
- a CDS encoding acyl-CoA mutase large subunit family protein → MDKLGEKLKDWASTVETDQAATSSGIPVKVLYTPKDMANMDYLNDLGVPGEYPFTRGIYPTMHRGRLWTMRQYSGFGTAEESNQRYKFLLGQGQTGLSVALDLPTQIGYDSDDPMVEEEVGRVGVSIDTLLDMEILFDGIPLDKISTSFTINSTASVLLAMYIAVAEKQGIDSAQVRGTIQNDILKEYVARGTWIFPPEPSIRLIVDTIEWCMNNAPKFNPISIAGAHFRDAGATAVQELAFTLADAISYVEAALARGIDIDEFAPLLSFFFYTHNDFFEEVAKYRAGRRIWAKLMKERFGAVKPKSQMFRFGVVGGGSTLTAQQPLNNVVRVAYQALSSVLGGVQSMFTCAWDEAYDIPTVESAELALRTQQVLGYETRVMNTVDPLAGSYFVESLTDEMESAVMKIITEIEDKGGMVKAVQSGHIQSEILKNSYQHQKQVESGELVIVGVNKFVKDESDPTFQLYEANRENFSKQVDRLKQVKMERNAGQVAKTLANLQQAAKGQENLMPYLVEAVKAYATIGEIIGILKEEFGEFQEPAVI, encoded by the coding sequence ATGGATAAATTAGGAGAAAAATTAAAGGATTGGGCTAGTACAGTAGAAACAGACCAGGCTGCAACGTCTTCGGGAATTCCGGTCAAGGTTCTGTACACACCCAAAGATATGGCCAATATGGACTACTTGAATGACCTAGGAGTTCCCGGTGAATATCCCTTTACCAGGGGAATTTACCCTACCATGCATCGGGGCCGGTTATGGACCATGCGCCAATATTCAGGGTTTGGTACAGCAGAAGAATCGAACCAGCGCTATAAGTTTCTGTTAGGTCAGGGCCAAACCGGTTTAAGTGTAGCCCTGGATCTGCCCACACAAATTGGTTATGATTCCGATGACCCAATGGTGGAAGAGGAAGTAGGAAGAGTAGGCGTCTCGATAGATACTTTATTGGATATGGAAATTCTTTTTGACGGCATTCCGCTGGATAAGATTAGCACTTCGTTTACCATCAATTCCACTGCCTCAGTTCTGCTGGCAATGTACATTGCCGTGGCGGAAAAACAAGGCATTGACAGTGCGCAGGTCCGTGGGACGATCCAAAACGATATTTTAAAAGAATACGTGGCCAGGGGGACATGGATATTTCCTCCCGAGCCATCCATCAGGTTAATTGTGGATACTATTGAGTGGTGCATGAACAATGCCCCTAAGTTTAATCCAATTAGTATAGCGGGGGCACATTTCCGGGATGCCGGAGCAACCGCCGTTCAGGAGTTGGCGTTTACTTTGGCCGATGCCATTTCGTATGTTGAGGCGGCACTGGCACGGGGGATTGATATTGACGAATTTGCCCCGCTCTTAAGTTTCTTCTTTTACACACACAATGACTTTTTTGAGGAAGTGGCCAAATACCGGGCCGGCAGGAGAATTTGGGCAAAGCTTATGAAAGAAAGGTTTGGCGCAGTGAAACCCAAATCGCAGATGTTCAGGTTTGGGGTAGTCGGCGGCGGCAGCACCCTCACCGCGCAACAGCCGCTAAATAATGTGGTTCGGGTCGCGTATCAAGCACTCTCGTCGGTTTTGGGCGGGGTCCAGTCCATGTTTACCTGCGCCTGGGATGAAGCCTACGATATACCCACTGTGGAAAGTGCGGAGCTGGCGCTGCGTACCCAGCAGGTTTTGGGTTATGAGACCAGGGTTATGAATACGGTTGATCCCTTAGCCGGTTCTTATTTTGTCGAAAGTTTGACCGATGAAATGGAAAGTGCGGTCATGAAAATTATCACAGAGATTGAGGATAAGGGCGGCATGGTCAAAGCTGTGCAAAGCGGTCATATTCAATCAGAAATTTTAAAGAACAGTTATCAGCATCAGAAACAGGTCGAGTCCGGTGAACTAGTTATTGTGGGGGTAAACAAATTTGTTAAGGATGAATCGGACCCTACTTTCCAGTTGTACGAAGCAAACCGCGAAAATTTTTCCAAACAAGTTGACAGGCTGAAACAAGTCAAAATGGAACGTAACGCTGGACAGGTAGCTAAAACACTGGCCAATCTGCAGCAGGCTGCAAAGGGCCAAGAAAACTTGATGCCTTATCTGGTTGAAGCTGTAAAAGCTTATGCTACCATAGGCGAAATCATCGGCATATTGAAAGAAGAATTTGGTGAATTCCAGGAACCGGCTGTTATATAA
- a CDS encoding CoA-transferase — protein sequence MSSDYTIDELMATFISRQMHDDELVIVGANQPIPRAGVMQAYLLRCPNLKVPMYFYMTDMAREKQLQLYPLFADGRYRRWAEGYFTFEMQLESARKADVCFIGGIQVDQYGNTNLIGIKGKEGNFKLRGPGSAGTPTTSSYIKRYYILMGSHNPRVFVKRCDYVSAVGWHNGGADARRALGLPGGGPKYVISPFGIMDFEEETKKMRLKAVYPGVDPDQVVRNTGFELIMHEQVEVVSPPNEDELRVLRGRVDPQGILRK from the coding sequence ATGAGCAGTGATTATACAATTGATGAATTAATGGCTACTTTTATTTCCCGGCAGATGCACGATGATGAACTGGTAATAGTAGGGGCGAACCAGCCAATTCCTCGGGCAGGTGTGATGCAGGCTTACCTGCTGCGGTGCCCTAATCTGAAAGTGCCCATGTATTTTTACATGACTGATATGGCCCGGGAAAAGCAGCTTCAGCTTTATCCTTTATTCGCCGACGGTCGGTATCGGCGGTGGGCGGAAGGGTACTTTACTTTTGAGATGCAGCTGGAAAGTGCGCGAAAAGCAGATGTTTGCTTTATTGGCGGTATACAAGTGGACCAGTACGGCAACACCAATTTGATTGGTATCAAGGGAAAAGAGGGGAATTTTAAACTGCGGGGCCCCGGCAGCGCCGGCACCCCAACCACATCTTCTTATATTAAACGCTATTATATTTTAATGGGCAGTCATAATCCCCGGGTATTTGTGAAAAGATGCGATTATGTATCCGCAGTGGGCTGGCATAATGGGGGCGCAGATGCCCGGCGCGCACTGGGTTTACCGGGTGGGGGACCTAAGTATGTGATATCTCCCTTCGGTATTATGGATTTTGAGGAAGAGACCAAGAAAATGCGCCTCAAGGCAGTTTATCCTGGTGTCGACCCTGATCAGGTGGTGCGGAATACAGGATTTGAATTGATAATGCATGAGCAGGTGGAAGTAGTTTCACCGCCCAATGAGGACGAACTGCGGGTCCTAAGAGGGCGGGTAGATCCACAAGGGATTTTACGTAAATAG
- a CDS encoding CoA transferase subunit A, whose amino-acid sequence MERKSVVTTVQEAAAKIENGMTVAIGGFISSNIPMVLIREMIRNKTKNLTIVAIPAGLEIDLLLAAGCVGKLIVPYVGAEAIAPISPIFRQTVEKGQVEVMEVDSGIVLAGLKAGVAGLPFMPWRGGVGTSLPELNPTLKVFNDPINGEPLLAVPAIVPDVAFLHAAYADKYGNVAHYGTTFMDKTMAGAAETTVVQVEQIIPHEFVMGKPNSVTIPNFYVDRIVKAPYGSHPYASEGFYSADIEHLQEYLHAVKSDDPDGVENYLNKYVTNLSDHEDYLETIGIRKLLSLAEF is encoded by the coding sequence ATGGAACGCAAATCAGTAGTCACCACTGTCCAAGAAGCGGCAGCCAAAATTGAAAATGGGATGACAGTAGCCATTGGTGGGTTCATCTCCTCGAATATCCCAATGGTATTAATCCGGGAAATGATTCGTAACAAAACCAAAAACTTAACCATTGTAGCCATCCCCGCCGGTTTGGAAATTGACCTTTTGCTTGCAGCGGGGTGCGTTGGCAAATTAATAGTGCCGTATGTTGGGGCCGAAGCTATCGCACCTATATCACCTATTTTTCGTCAGACCGTTGAAAAGGGTCAGGTAGAGGTGATGGAGGTAGACAGCGGCATTGTTTTGGCCGGGTTAAAAGCCGGAGTTGCAGGCCTTCCTTTTATGCCATGGCGCGGGGGAGTGGGTACATCACTGCCTGAATTAAACCCCACTCTCAAGGTTTTCAACGACCCCATTAATGGCGAACCCTTATTAGCAGTTCCGGCAATCGTACCTGATGTGGCGTTTCTCCATGCCGCTTATGCAGATAAATACGGCAATGTCGCTCACTACGGCACCACCTTTATGGATAAGACCATGGCCGGGGCGGCTGAAACTACCGTGGTTCAAGTTGAGCAGATTATTCCTCATGAGTTTGTCATGGGGAAACCAAACAGCGTCACGATACCTAATTTCTACGTAGACCGAATTGTAAAAGCTCCTTATGGGTCTCACCCCTATGCCAGTGAAGGCTTCTACAGTGCTGACATTGAGCATTTGCAAGAATACTTACATGCTGTCAAGTCAGATGATCCAGACGGAGTAGAGAATTACCTTAATAAGTATGTGACAAACCTTTCGGACCATGAGGATTACTTGGAGACTATCGGTATTAGAAAGCTCCTTTCACTGGCCGAATTTTAG
- a CDS encoding enoyl-CoA hydratase/isomerase family protein, protein MYKNLIFSVENNIAILTINRPEVRNAISLGTVEEINAVLDSIEKDQSIRVLIVTGSGDRAFVSGGDLKEFEQLVTIEDGRRMSFLIKNTLNRLENLEIPVIAAINGVAYGGGSEVALACDYRIAADSAKLGLLQVKLAIMTSWGGGPRLARLIGRSKALALLTTGDILKAEQALEMGIVDQVVEPAELLDAAKDLAGRMAANSPLAVRYAKLLLNDQREMSFQGALNYESELFSVVWASEDHTEAVNALKEKRKPNFKGR, encoded by the coding sequence TTGTACAAAAACTTAATTTTTTCAGTTGAAAATAACATTGCGATATTGACAATTAACCGGCCCGAAGTGCGCAATGCCATCAGCTTGGGCACTGTGGAGGAAATAAATGCTGTATTGGACAGCATTGAAAAAGACCAATCCATCAGGGTGCTGATTGTTACTGGGTCAGGTGACAGAGCATTTGTCTCAGGCGGGGACCTGAAAGAATTTGAACAGCTAGTTACCATAGAGGATGGCAGGCGGATGTCCTTTCTTATAAAAAATACCCTAAACCGTTTGGAGAATCTAGAAATCCCCGTTATTGCCGCAATCAACGGCGTTGCCTACGGCGGCGGCTCCGAGGTTGCGTTGGCCTGTGATTACAGAATTGCGGCCGACAGTGCCAAGCTGGGTCTGCTGCAGGTGAAGCTGGCGATTATGACTTCCTGGGGCGGAGGACCACGGCTGGCGCGGCTGATAGGTCGGTCAAAAGCACTGGCACTGCTGACCACCGGTGATATTTTAAAAGCTGAGCAAGCGTTGGAAATGGGAATAGTAGACCAGGTTGTGGAGCCGGCGGAACTGCTGGATGCGGCTAAAGATTTGGCCGGTCGTATGGCTGCCAATTCGCCCTTGGCAGTGAGGTACGCAAAACTCCTGCTGAACGACCAGCGGGAAATGTCTTTTCAAGGGGCGCTAAACTATGAGTCAGAGTTATTCTCCGTGGTCTGGGCCTCTGAGGATCATACCGAAGCAGTAAATGCTTTAAAAGAAAAACGAAAACCCAATTTCAAAGGGAGATAA
- a CDS encoding TRAP transporter large permease: protein MELLTGTIIFLALLVLLLIGVPVAYALGFLSIAVLVILQGAGGLSLVASTAWSAVASFVLSSVPLFIFMGAVISVSGMGSRLYNAISKWLSWLPGGLAVATTVACGIMAAVSGSSVATAAAIGNMSIKEMRSRGYTAKFATGSVSAGGTLGIIIPPSIPLIIYGVTAGQSIGKLFMAGVIPGILLMLMFAGYQIITAHVRKGYSINTSDIMEIDQEVTWHDRFVALKDILPLAVLIVIILGSIYGGVATASEAAALGCIGSLVLAAGYRTLNRNALLQIIQETAKNTAMIGMIIIGAMLFGYVLTTTNVASSISEMVVNLAISKWLILIVINLLLIFLGFFMETISIIVITVPILAPVIVALDWDLLWFGVMMAINMEMALITPPVGLNLYVVKGVAPDISLETIIRGVLPYVLIMAVTIALLALVPDLALWLPRLGAVQ from the coding sequence ATGGAACTATTGACTGGAACGATAATTTTCTTGGCCTTACTGGTGTTACTTTTAATAGGAGTACCTGTAGCCTATGCATTGGGTTTTCTATCCATTGCCGTATTGGTGATTTTACAGGGTGCAGGCGGGCTTTCGCTGGTAGCTTCAACTGCATGGAGTGCCGTTGCTTCTTTTGTGCTAAGCTCAGTTCCTCTTTTTATATTTATGGGAGCCGTGATTTCTGTTAGCGGGATGGGCTCACGATTATATAATGCAATTTCTAAATGGCTTTCGTGGCTGCCGGGTGGTCTGGCGGTCGCTACTACGGTGGCCTGTGGGATTATGGCTGCTGTATCCGGTTCTAGTGTTGCCACTGCCGCAGCCATTGGCAACATGTCAATCAAAGAAATGAGAAGTAGAGGGTATACCGCGAAATTTGCCACAGGCTCAGTGAGTGCAGGGGGAACACTGGGTATCATTATTCCTCCTAGTATCCCTTTAATCATCTATGGCGTAACTGCCGGGCAGTCCATAGGAAAGCTATTTATGGCTGGGGTAATACCGGGAATACTCCTGATGCTGATGTTTGCCGGTTACCAAATTATCACCGCACATGTCAGAAAAGGATATTCTATTAACACATCTGACATAATGGAAATTGACCAAGAAGTAACCTGGCATGATAGGTTTGTGGCATTAAAGGACATTTTGCCATTGGCCGTATTAATCGTCATCATCTTAGGTTCCATTTACGGCGGAGTGGCAACGGCCAGCGAGGCTGCGGCCTTGGGCTGTATCGGCAGTCTTGTCTTGGCGGCTGGCTATAGGACTTTAAATAGGAATGCCCTTTTACAGATAATCCAAGAGACAGCAAAGAATACCGCCATGATTGGGATGATAATAATCGGGGCCATGCTTTTTGGTTACGTACTGACCACAACCAATGTGGCTTCGTCCATTTCCGAAATGGTTGTTAACTTAGCAATATCCAAATGGCTTATCCTGATAGTCATAAATCTGCTGCTGATATTCCTGGGTTTCTTTATGGAGACCATTTCCATAATCGTCATAACAGTACCAATTTTAGCTCCGGTCATAGTGGCCTTGGATTGGGACTTACTGTGGTTTGGGGTAATGATGGCCATAAACATGGAAATGGCGCTGATTACACCTCCTGTAGGGTTAAACCTTTACGTTGTTAAGGGTGTGGCACCGGACATTTCCTTAGAGACCATTATCAGGGGGGTACTCCCATATGTCTTGATAATGGCAGTTACCATAGCGCTGCTGGCGTTAGTTCCGGATCTTGCCTTGTGGCTGCCGAGATTGGGTGCAGTCCAATGA
- a CDS encoding TRAP transporter small permease subunit, whose product MTKTLKSLVGLITASAGIFAGTLPILMAIIISYDVLLRYLFNAQTTWVVETTEYMVAFVILIGASYTSSQGGHVSVDFLVTRVSDKWKRVFAAVTSIINLVFITVFLWQSVLFWWEAYSLGWKSWGILSVPLAIPYAFFVLGMMFLLLDETLNLVSKGA is encoded by the coding sequence GTGACAAAGACATTAAAGTCATTGGTGGGTTTGATTACGGCAAGCGCCGGTATATTTGCCGGTACACTGCCTATCTTGATGGCCATTATCATCTCTTATGATGTCTTGCTCAGGTACTTATTTAATGCACAGACAACTTGGGTAGTGGAAACCACGGAGTACATGGTGGCATTTGTAATTCTTATCGGTGCCAGCTATACATCCTCCCAAGGGGGACACGTAAGTGTGGATTTCCTGGTGACAAGGGTTAGTGACAAATGGAAAAGAGTTTTTGCTGCTGTCACATCTATAATTAACCTGGTTTTTATAACCGTTTTCCTGTGGCAAAGTGTTTTATTCTGGTGGGAAGCTTACAGCTTGGGTTGGAAATCCTGGGGCATCCTATCGGTGCCGCTCGCAATCCCCTATGCTTTTTTCGTACTGGGAATGATGTTTTTGCTGCTAGATGAAACGCTAAATTTGGTTTCAAAGGGAGCTTAG
- the dctP gene encoding TRAP transporter substrate-binding protein DctP → MRKSVLLLTIALIVGTVFLLTGCGSQNTADETAKKEPKAEQKVEPKAQKAVTLKLAHQWPQDGEDYVVAAGMKFAEEVEKRTNGQVKIEMYPAQSLVKAKDTHTALKNGAIDMAIYPYIYAAGAVPELNIVLMPALWRNHDEVFAFKDSEVMKNIEEKLNKQLNFKTLSWIQISGGIASTDKAVQDIGDVEGLKWRSAGKYTEVMLKSLGGGTVSMASSEIYTALQRGLLNAVLTSSSSFGSYKLYEVADYYTSPEDYSFYFTIEPLAISMKAWDSLTEDQQQIMLEVAKEVEQEALEGAKKEDARVAKMFADAGVTVEKMTKEQWDGFAKAAEENAYPAFREEVPNGEWLLDTTLKSYGR, encoded by the coding sequence ATGCGTAAGTCTGTTTTGTTATTAACAATAGCTTTAATTGTGGGCACGGTTTTTCTTTTAACCGGGTGCGGCTCTCAAAATACTGCTGATGAAACTGCTAAAAAAGAGCCAAAGGCTGAACAAAAGGTGGAGCCTAAAGCACAAAAGGCCGTAACTCTCAAGTTAGCCCATCAATGGCCCCAGGATGGTGAAGATTATGTGGTTGCTGCCGGGATGAAATTTGCTGAAGAGGTAGAAAAGCGTACCAACGGTCAAGTAAAAATCGAAATGTATCCGGCCCAGTCCCTGGTTAAAGCCAAGGACACCCATACTGCTTTGAAAAACGGGGCGATTGACATGGCCATCTATCCCTACATCTATGCAGCCGGTGCAGTTCCTGAACTAAACATCGTATTGATGCCTGCATTATGGAGAAACCATGACGAAGTGTTCGCTTTTAAAGACTCTGAGGTAATGAAGAATATTGAGGAAAAACTCAATAAACAGTTAAACTTTAAAACTTTAAGCTGGATTCAAATTAGCGGCGGTATTGCTTCCACAGATAAAGCAGTCCAGGACATCGGTGATGTTGAAGGTCTAAAATGGCGATCTGCCGGGAAATATACCGAAGTTATGTTGAAGTCGCTGGGAGGCGGGACTGTATCGATGGCATCTTCGGAAATTTATACCGCTTTACAGCGCGGCCTTTTGAATGCGGTATTGACTTCCTCCTCTTCCTTTGGGTCGTACAAACTATATGAGGTGGCGGATTATTATACTTCACCGGAAGATTATAGCTTCTATTTTACAATTGAACCCTTGGCAATCAGTATGAAGGCTTGGGATAGTTTAACTGAGGACCAGCAGCAAATTATGTTAGAGGTGGCAAAAGAAGTTGAACAGGAAGCTTTAGAAGGTGCTAAGAAAGAAGACGCTAGGGTCGCCAAAATGTTTGCCGACGCCGGGGTAACGGTAGAGAAAATGACTAAGGAACAGTGGGACGGATTTGCAAAAGCAGCTGAAGAAAATGCTTACCCTGCCTTCAGGGAGGAAGTACCTAACGGCGAATGGCTGCTTGATACCACACTTAAAAGTTATGGGCGGTAA